The genomic region TGAGGAATTTTCTGCTGGGCCTGACGACCCCTTGGGCTTTCTGGGGCCAAATTCATACGTTGTGTTCCCTGGTTGGAGCGCGAGAGCGGAAGGGACCATTGAGTTTGTGATCACCACCGGCGTGAAGCAAGCCCCCCTGATTTACCAGTCAGGCCTGCAGAACGACTTCTTCTACCTGGAAATCTTCGACGGGCGCCTGAGGGGGGTGGTGGAGAAAGGGAACGGGCCCGTCGTGCTCCACAACAACTTCTACCTCAGCAACGAGCAGGAGCACTACGTCAAAGTCCACATGGACGTCCGCCGCTTCGAAATCCTCGTTGACTACTATGCCTCTCAAACTTCCAACAAGGGTATCCACAACTACCTCGATCTCCAAGGGCCGCTCTTTGTCGGTGGCCTGAACGAGAAGGCCGCCAACCGGTTGAGGGAGCGTCGGTTGGCTTTTGCCTCTGGGAGTGGCTTCTCCAACAACTCCTTCGTGGGCTGCTTGGAGGACCTGAGGATAAACCTGGAGAAGAGAAGCTTCCGAGATGCCCTTGTCACCCGGGACATGACGGTTGGCTGCGGGACGTTGGAGCAGTTTGCAGAATATGACAATGCGTACGAGCAGGATGAAGCCCCCACGAGTCCCCCTCCAGATTATTGGCAGGGCCCAGTTATGGAACCCTGTCACCCGGACCCCAACCTCCCCCCGGTCTTtgctaacttcaccaaactcttgCACGTCAGCCCTTTGGTTGTCGCCGAAGGAGGCACGGCTTTCCTGGAGTGGCGGCACACCCAGCCAACCATCGACCTCAGCGCCGCTAACATCAGGCAGTCTCAGGTCCTCTTCAAAGTCACCTCAGTCCCGTCGCATGGCCAGATGGACCTGGACATCTTCAGCGCGAGGAACAGAAGGAAGTTTACCCTGTTGGATATCACAAATCGGAAAGTCAAGTATGTCCACGATGGCTCCGAAGGGCCTATGGACCAGGTGTTGCTGGAGGTAACCGTCACTTCCAAAGTAGGGATTCCAGAGTGTTTGTGGCAAGGCCAGATCTATCTGCTGCCCATAAAGATCAACCCGGTCAACGATGCCCCTGAAATCGTGTTTCCACGTGGAGACCTCGTGGTAGTTCTGGAGCACACCCGCAAAGTCCTGAATTCAGATCTCATCCAAGCCCTCGACGACGACACCTCTTGCGACAGCTTGCGGTTCCAGCTGCTTGGTGGGAAAAGAATGGAAGAAGGTTATGTGGAGTACGGCTCAGATCCTGGAGTCCCGATCGAGGAGTTCTCTTGTAGAGATTTGGAAGCAGGCCGGGTGGTGTATGTCCACCAAAGTGGGCCTACGTCATCGCTCATTTTCCAAGTGAACGACGGCATGGTCATGAGTCCGGTAGCTACCTTGAGGGTGGTCGCCATGGAGCCCGACATCCAAGTGCGCAACAACACAGGCCTCTTTGTCTCACAAGGGGGTGTTGTCCCGATCACTACAACCAACCTCTCCGTGGAAACCAACGCAGTCCAGCAAAAAGTTCCCATCCTGTATCGGTTGACCGCACCCTTGCAGTATGGTGAGATCCAAAAGCAGGAGACCCCGGGTGGGGAATGGAAGACAGTTGAGTCATTTCACCAGCAAGATGTCGAGCAAGGGCGCGTCCAGTATTTCAGCACAGACACTGAGCACCTGGTAGAAGACGTGACCGAGAAGGCGCAGTTCGTGGTCCAAGTGGGCCAGAAGACCCTGAGAAACAACACGTTCCTCGTCAGAATCAAGAGAGCCACCATCATGATGAAGACGATGGTTCCACTCCAGATGAAGAATGAGAGACAGAGAAATATCACTGCAGCCGAACTGGAGGCGGTTTTAGGAGAGTTGGGTTCTGAGCCAGTGTTTTTCCACTATCTGATCATTCAGCCGCCCCAAAAGGGAAATCTTGAACTCcacggcagcaggctggctgAGGGCTTTGGTTTCATGCAAGAGGATCTGCAAAACCACCACCTTAGCTACGCTGCAACCATCCGAGACTCCAAGGAAAGTGAGGATTTCTTCCGGTTTCGTGTCATGGCAGAGGAGCACTATTCCCCCGTATACACTTACACGATACATATCGGCGGAGATCCAGATGTTCCCACGGTGACCAATGTCCTTCTCTCGGTTTTAGAGGGAGGGCAGGCCGTAATATCCAAGGACCATCTGTTTGTCAAGACCACGAACAATCTGGATTATATGTATGAGGTGATAGATGGTCCAACGCACGGGAAGCTGATCTGGAAAACCTCCAGGAACTGGTCGCCCAGCCAGGAATCCATCACAAAGTTCACAAATG from Sphaerodactylus townsendi isolate TG3544 linkage group LG17, MPM_Stown_v2.3, whole genome shotgun sequence harbors:
- the CSPG4 gene encoding chondroitin sulfate proteoglycan 4; translation: MAALENTRLLALEGLLGRHETLKPEPWLDRGPVQRLLNNELMCFENICPARLDLGSEELTVKSPAGPQLSNLVVHDADLLVANGQMSLTVDGLFNTSVALPAPPHQLDVDYGLYVGGTGSLELPYLTRASVPFRGCLHAMTFNDHDVLSALASSSSTKRVHGIREGCSEEFSAGPDDPLGFLGPNSYVVFPGWSARAEGTIEFVITTGVKQAPLIYQSGLQNDFFYLEIFDGRLRGVVEKGNGPVVLHNNFYLSNEQEHYVKVHMDVRRFEILVDYYASQTSNKGIHNYLDLQGPLFVGGLNEKAANRLRERRLAFASGSGFSNNSFVGCLEDLRINLEKRSFRDALVTRDMTVGCGTLEQFAEYDNAYEQDEAPTSPPPDYWQGPVMEPCHPDPNLPPVFANFTKLLHVSPLVVAEGGTAFLEWRHTQPTIDLSAANIRQSQVLFKVTSVPSHGQMDLDIFSARNRRKFTLLDITNRKVKYVHDGSEGPMDQVLLEVTVTSKVGIPECLWQGQIYLLPIKINPVNDAPEIVFPRGDLVVVLEHTRKVLNSDLIQALDDDTSCDSLRFQLLGGKRMEEGYVEYGSDPGVPIEEFSCRDLEAGRVVYVHQSGPTSSLIFQVNDGMVMSPVATLRVVAMEPDIQVRNNTGLFVSQGGVVPITTTNLSVETNAVQQKVPILYRLTAPLQYGEIQKQETPGGEWKTVESFHQQDVEQGRVQYFSTDTEHLVEDVTEKAQFVVQVGQKTLRNNTFLVRIKRATIMMKTMVPLQMKNERQRNITAAELEAVLGELGSEPVFFHYLIIQPPQKGNLELHGSRLAEGFGFMQEDLQNHHLSYAATIRDSKESEDFFRFRVMAEEHYSPVYTYTIHIGGDPDVPTVTNVLLSVLEGGQAVISKDHLFVKTTNNLDYMYEVIDGPTHGKLIWKTSRNWSPSQESITKFTNEDILQGRLVYQHDDSETLEDDIPFVAIRQDEGSLDPDAEEVRGVFRVSVQPVNDHTPVQVVNKVFNVVRHGQRLLTTDDIAFVDEDSGFSDAQLVLVRKDILFGSIIAVDNRSLQVYRFTQDDLRKKKILFVHSGADRGWIQFQVSDGLHQIATLLEVQASDPYLTIRNHTGLVVRQGGQRAIDLSVLSLETNMDIRNNEDILFRIIAPPQGGVVVHGGQEVSSFTQMDLLSGEVVYQHNGSKSSQDTIHFSAEVNQVVVEGTLPITVSLDFHPSPLNFVHHERIHILQGEAVEIKNDYLLVQHEDVPPQDIVYVVTVPPASGFLVALTQGPTAEEPPNLDPIQSFTQEDINEGKVLYLHSNPEIQSDQFTVDITAEGVDTLEGVVVSLEILPISIPLEVHNITVLEGSAKAVSMEVLNIPSTYFSALNVEFVVLKGPEHGILQNTERPEEGNLHVFSWFEVEQQLIHYVHDGSEYFADRFTVVANVSEVNQQSQPRTISVEVIPSNDEAPVMLVNRELQDCCMHTLLLCAPVYPALQLNARFMPQKDD